The DNA segment TAGCCATCTCGATCGATGACTTTGGTACGGGTTATTCTTCGTTGACCTATCTGAGCAAGTTGCCGATCGATGCGCTGAAAATTGACCATACCTTTGTCAGTCAACTGACGGTGGATAAAAATGCGGCTGTCATCTCCAACACCATCATTAATATGGCCCATCGACTTAACTTAGATGTTGTGGCGGAAGGTGTGGAAACCCAGGGCCAACTAGCATTTCTCCATCAATTGGGTTGTCAGTCAGTTCAAGGTTTTCTCTATTCACCCGCCTTAAAAGCCGCTGAT comes from the Romeriopsis navalis LEGE 11480 genome and includes:
- a CDS encoding EAL domain-containing protein; protein product: AISIDDFGTGYSSLTYLSKLPIDALKIDHTFVSQLTVDKNAAVISNTIINMAHRLNLDVVAEGVETQGQLAFLHQLGCQSVQGFLYSPALKAADLVRFVQTKTPAPLLPRHTAAEWAARPTG